GCCAAAAAAATTCCCGACGCGTTTTTTCAAACCGAGTGCGGGAGTTTCGGGGGCAAAGTTTTCGTTCAGGGCGACCATGATAACGGCCTCAAAAGTGAACGCGGCCACCGCTCAAAGCAAAGCCTTTTCCTGCGACCGATCCAACGCAAAGGCGGCTAAAGATAAATTAGGCGGTGAGCTCACGCAGCAAAGCTGCCACTCCTGCACGATCCATTTCGCCGGTCGCGACAGCAATCAGTGCTTCGTGGATACGCATCGAGTCGCCGGTAATCGGATAGCCGTTTGCGTCGAGGAACACGATTGCGGAAGCGGCTCCCGTGCGTTTGTTGCCATCAAGGAAGGCCTGAGCCTGTGCGATATGCACGCAATAAGCCGCAGCCATATCGAACAAGTCGCCCTGATCGTAACAGAAGATATTCTTCGGATGATGAACGGCGGATTCAAAGGCGTTACGGTCACGCAAACCTTCGCTGCCCCCGAAGCGTTGCAGTGACATGGTATGCAACTTCTCAACGTCTTCGACGCGCAAAAAGAGAGGTTCGTCCATTACTGAGCGAGCTTTTCAAACAAAGGCGCATGCTCACGGAACACTTTGTCTGCGGTCTTTTCGACAACAGCGCTGTCGATGTAACGAACCTGCTTCGTGCCCTTGAGTGCTTCCACGAACTCAACGACCTTCCCCTTTTCGTTTTCGGGAAGACGTGCGATTTCCTGGATAATTTCTGCTGCGTTCATGTTGCTTAACATGGCTATATTTCGGGATTCTTCAAGCTTGAAGATTCGATGATGGATGCGTTCTTGCGTGGACTTCACGAAGCGCTCTGATCGCCACTTCCGTATAAATCTGCGTGGTGTCGAGCCGTGCGTGTCCAAGTAGTTGCTGTATCAAGCGGATGTCCGCGCCGTTCTCAAGCATGCGCGTCGCGCAGCTGTGGCGGAATAAGTGACAACTGCCAGTTTTGCCGATATCGGCGGACTTGACCGTTTTCGTTACCCAGTTGCCGACGTAAGTTGAGCTCATGCACTCCCCGTAACTACATCCGAGACCACTTCTATGAAAAGGGCACACAAAGCTTCCACAGGGATCGTAGACAGTTGCTACGCGCCCTCACATGGCCTGCCGCCTGGCTCGACAACCAAGCCCTCATCATCACACCTGAGGACTACAACCGACTCCTGCTCAAAAAACTCAGGCAGATCCAACGGCACGGCAATCCCGCGCAATACAGAGCCTACTTCCCAAAATACCTCATGAAGGCACTGCAAGATCACTGCCGTCATCACAAGCAGGACATCTACCTCAAACTCAAACACGCCAGTTACACCTTCGACTATCTGGCCAAAAACATCAAACAGGCAGAGCAAAACCAGCACACACAAACCATGGCCGCAGCACACCAGATACTGCGCCAAAATCAGCGTAGCCAAAAGACAAACACACAACAAATGACACTCGGCTTGTAACATCCGAACAAAACAGCAACCGGGCACTCCACATCGGAGTGCCC
The nucleotide sequence above comes from Coraliomargarita algicola. Encoded proteins:
- a CDS encoding type II toxin-antitoxin system death-on-curing family toxin, with the protein product MDEPLFLRVEDVEKLHTMSLQRFGGSEGLRDRNAFESAVHHPKNIFCYDQGDLFDMAAAYCVHIAQAQAFLDGNKRTGAASAIVFLDANGYPITGDSMRIHEALIAVATGEMDRAGVAALLRELTA
- a CDS encoding tyrosine-type recombinase/integrase, giving the protein MSSTYVGNWVTKTVKSADIGKTGSCHLFRHSCATRMLENGADIRLIQQLLGHARLDTTQIYTEVAIRALREVHARTHPSSNLQA